The Thermodesulfobacteriota bacterium DNA segment CTATAAAGTTGGACTTAGATGGTCCAAATTCAACTTCCTGAAAGCGCCAAGTGCTTGAGCTTTGTCCGGCGCCATGAATGAACAAAAGTGCCGGGCGGGCTTTATCAAAATTTTGAGCTTGGATAAAGTTTATCTTAGTTTTATTGATAATTACTTCAGACATGTATTAGAACTTTTGCGAGAGTTCAACTAAACTCTGAACTAAGAACTGCCGCAAGAAAACAATTGCCAACAGCACTATAATTGGTGATAGATCCAAAGTGCCGCCGATCGGGGGTATGATTCTTCTGGCGTATCTAAGAACAGGTTCTGTCGCTCTATATAGAAATTGAACTATAGGATTATAAGGGCTTGGGCTCACCCATGAAATTATAGCTCTGGCTACAATTATCCACATGTAGACATTTAAAACCAAATCTAAAACCGTTGCGATTGCGCCTATAAAATTCCCACCTAAATTCATTACTTATCCCCCTTGGATAGTTCTCTTGATCTCTTGGTAGCGGCCTCTACTGCAGAGATTGTGCTTGATCTAAACCCACCTTTCTCTAAATGATGAACACCTTCGATTGTAGTTCCTCCAGGTGAGGAGACTTTATCTTTAAACTGTGCAGGATGGGTCTCACCCTCAATTATCAT contains these protein-coding regions:
- a CDS encoding YggT family protein, producing the protein MNLGGNFIGAIATVLDLVLNVYMWIIVARAIISWVSPSPYNPIVQFLYRATEPVLRYARRIIPPIGGTLDLSPIIVLLAIVFLRQFLVQSLVELSQKF